TTGTCAACATCACAATCATTTCGAATTAGCTTCCCGTGGATAAGgatgtaatattattttttatatgtggCTTCCTTCACATGTAAATTATTTCCTTGACATGATCTTTCTACGCTGTCCGAAAACTGACAGCAGTTCTTTTGTCCCAAAGTGGTAAAATATATAACGTGGGAGAGCAAAGAAGCACATGGCCTCATGCCTAGCTAATGGGAATAAACTAAAGATTCAAAGTTCTCTCTTCGACGCATGTTTTGTTTCTATCGACAACTATGCTCATGAAAGCATACGATATGCAAATAATGATAACCATGTGATGCACATGGTTATCATTATTCATGCATCGCCAAATTATTCTTCATGCCATATTATTCAACAATAATCATGAAGATTATGATCCCAAAAGCATATAAACTGGCCAAAATCATCCTCTTTTGTCCTAATAAATGACTCGCTGCCTTCCCTTTCTTGTGTAAATCTCACAGGCAGGCTCGAAATATTAGGAGAAAATGTAGTTGTTTTATCAGTGTGAGTGTGTGACTCGTGTTTTAATGGTGCTTTGAAGAAGTTACAGTGAACaatgtttgttatcttttggaTTGTTTGTTATGCATCTTTTAAAGACCGTaagaattttatatttagattttagagtCAGCTTTGAGAAGTTTGTATATCCCAAATCTAAGCTCTATTACCACTTGTTGAAGCTTTAATCAGTCAAGTTGTTTAGTTAACAAAGCGATAtaatagatattatatattCCCATCATTCAAACACTCTATTGGTTCCTCAAGCTTAATTAGCTAAAAAGCTCAAGCTTAGCTAAAAAGCAAGTATACTGCGTAATGCTCGCTTTATCCACTTTACTTCCAATCCAAGTAATGCCCACTACTCCCAAAAATCTCTGTGCTTATAGAATATGCAATGTAGAGTAGCTCAGCTGAGAGTTTGTAAATGTGAGATGCATAAATTCATTCGGGCACTAGATGAAATTCTAAAGGTAACTCATTCTTTTCCACCATCTCAAACACTGTCCCAAAACATAACTAGCCTTAGGCGACTCATGTTCACTTAAATGATCTAGAACACACAAATGTTAATTTAGTTAATCGACGAACTTGATAAGGTTTTCAATTTTAGTTAATCAATGAGACGAATCTGCTAGAGATGTAGAGTGGTCTCATTGGTTAGGTCTGCGCAACCAATGCAATACAAGATCATCGACAATCATTTTGTAATCTAAGCTTGCTCCTGAATTCGTTCAATAAAGACTCTAACTGACATAATTAcaattttatacttttattcaCTTTGGAAGTTGATGATATTCATGAAAAAGAAACGAATGAAAATTATACAGCAAAATACTGTATAGCGTATTAAGGCCAAAACAGATCTATCTTTTCTGTGGCTCCTATAGGAGGATCTATCTTTGTACCAAAgcatctttttacctttttatggCTCCTAGGTACCATTTTGCTATGTTTTAGCAATCTGTTGATTCAAGTTTCTTGTATCACCTACACATTTTGTGACAATCGCCCTGTGGGAACTACATGTCCAGTGGTGACAACTTGTCCTGTGGAAGAGTTATTAAAGGGTGAGGTATTGGGTTCGAATAACGCCAAACGCACCAACAACATAATTATGGAGTCAGAAAGGACTCATAATGGAAGGGTCGGGGTCGGTGCCCTGCAGGACTGTGAACCTGAGACCCACTGGATGGGTAGTTCCCACGGGGCGGATAGTTCCCACGGGGCGGGTTATCgcaaacatatgtatatatatatcattcagGAGGAAAAGATGGTAAAGATTCCccttaaaacaaactaaactgaTGAACTTTACAGTATTAAATATCATCATAACAACATCATCTTTAATTACcacaaaataatgaaatataatataagcTCTATGCTCTACTTAACTGCGACCATTTTCCATCCATATATAGCTTTAACTAATCGGTACGACCTAAACAATGCAAAATCCCAACATCATTAGGAACGGAAAGTAACCGACCAAAACCACTCAAGCTTCCCCATAACCTCTACTCCACTTCAATCCAATGCGATCATTGTACACCAAATTATCTCCCTTTCATTGTACCCTTGAACATAAAGCAGTAACAGCTTTCCATTGTATCAGCCATTTTGACATTGCAGAAATAGATCTCTTCGAGCTTCCATTTCAAACCTTTAACTAGTCTTCGTTCCTTCTTGTTATAGTCATACAAGTTACCACATTAACCCAACACAAGGGTGATAAATGTAGAGCATGTTGTCTATATCACACACACGTGTAGTTTATATCTTTTGGTGTATAAATCTTTCCACATTTACCATCTCTTGGGTCATATACTATGACTTGATGCTTCTTCCTCACGTAAACCTTTCTGTCTATAGCGACGGGTTTGTCGCCGACATTCACGTATATGGCATTATCAGACAGGGACCTGGCGCTACTTCCCAAGTCCTTGACCTTGTGTCAAACAATTCCGCTTGGGTCTGTTTGCTTCTTGCCCTCCAAATACGTAAAATTTCTGGTCAACTAGTCCTACTCCTGTGGAACTTCTGGCCACTAGCATACTTGGACCCTTCCAGAACGAGTATCGAGGATCCACGTCTTACTGGAACGGTGATTGTGATATATTGAATAATATTTTCCACTCTGGCTATTAGCATCTtcgtaaattttcaaaagatgtTAAAAAAGGtgatatttttttcctaaatataaaaaaaacaaaaaactaattttccttagtatacatataaatcaaattcatGAAAATGTCATACACATTTTGGACGaactttctaaatatacatACAATTTACATCAAAGAATTCTATTAACATATTTATCAAAGCATTCCTGAAAAAAACGGCTTAGACCAAATGAATTAGATCAATCGAttgaatcaaaataattaactaCTCGAATGTTTTTAACTCTCTAAGTGCATCAGAATCTTTTGACTTTATACATGGGATTGTTATTGGACCATTTACCAACAACAAGGTTTAGTCGATACCTAAATATTCTAGGTCTTCTGATGAAATCATTTTCGAAAATATTTGTAACAAATTGATATAGATTAAGATCACAATGGTTTTTTTACAAGTGTTTTTGTTAACAAGAATTGTTAACCACAAAACTTTGCCATCGAAAGCTGATTGATTGAACATCAACGGAAAAAAAGAAAGTATCGACAGATAGATATTCTACAAGTTGGTTGAACACACATGTACGAAAAATACAATTTACCAACATCAACATTCAACAGATAATTTTTAATGCAACTTACCAACATCAACACACAACAAAGCAAACCTGCACAAATTACGTAACTTAAAACCTAGACACAAAGGCGACCACTTATATCACACTTCACACAACACACACAAAGACATAAAAGAAAAGATGAAGAGACACAAGTCTTCCTAAACAGAAGACAAATCTCACAATTACTGGTGTCTTCCTACTTCTTCCTTGTAAGTCGTCGATTGAGAAGACTTGACCGGAAATATTCTATTACCACTCTTTCCAGTGGCAGCCGAAGAAACTCTGTCTCCCTCTCCACCGTCTATGCCGCCATCTTTCTCCTTCTCGagtctcttcttcatcatcttgtcCTTCTGCTTCTTCTGCATAACTTGTAGTTGTGCGTAGTTTGCTCCAATAGACGACATTTTATTATGTTAATTATACTAAAACCAAAGAAGAACTAAGTGTgttgaaaataataagtaaagaTGAATTTGGTTATGAACTAATGATGAAGAGTAATGTCGTTATTTATAGAGAAACGACTCATGCTTTATGACCGTTTTGTTATCATTCCATTGTCATCATAATGCTTCTCCATGCTCATTCaccttttttcctttctttattttcctttctttaattgattatttatcTGACATAGAGAATAGTTGAAAGTAAACTATTCCAAATTTGTTACAAAAAACTATTCCAATTATATTTGTAATATAAAGTTTATCAGTATTTAGTGTCATTATTAATACAACTGTATAGGTATATTtcttacaaaatttaattaataaattaaattcaaagcctaataatttttttgtgtgtttgaagCCTTATATGCCCGATAAAAGGATCCGTATTTAGATAAAAGTTCTCGACGTagaaaattgtatataaaaacataCTCCTATCATTTTAAGATATTTCTTTAATTTCTTCGAGTGCAAGTCTAGTATTTGGTGTTTTCATGATAGTAATGATTTAAACACACACCTCGCTCCACGTGTTAAAACCACATTAGGCTCATGAATTATCGACActttatattatagtttttaaatgaaggagttgacaaaaaaaaaaagagaaattactAAATATCAAAAATGGCTTTCATATGCATTGGcagaacaaaaaacaaaagagtacCGTTACCAAAACTTCAAGAACATGGTAgccacattaataaaaaaatattaagccACAAGTTGGTTtgcctttaaaacaaaattatatttatagtcGTCTATGCTAATGTTTTAAGCACTTAAACCTCAGTTACAAAAGAAATCAAGAACATGGTAGCATTAATCAAACTTATTTAAGCCACGagttggtttacgcttttatcaacaattaaaaaaaatggtttacgcttttcaaaagaaaacaagataGTAGTAGTACATGTTTAGGTGTTTATGATAATGTATTTATTAGTGAGtgagaaaaacaagaacaaatttGCTGAATATACCAAAAAAAGGATGAGATACCTAGAATAGGGGGAAAATAGCAATGATTAGGAGAAAAAAATTGGAGGGATATAGTGTATGGAGTGCAAATAGGGGATATTTGGTGTGTAGGGAATATAAATTCTCGAAAAACAATGCATGCATCGAGTTTACCAATTACATTAGTTGACTTGACTAAGAGCATCAGCAATGCTAATACTCCCTCTCTCGATAACCAaggtaattttttaaattattttattatttttattttttattcagtttaaaagaaaaaagaaaaaaaagtcaatCGCGGATTCTCAGGTGGCGATGAGACCCTTAACGAATCTGTGGAAAATTAGTTCTTAGTTAAAGATTAATTTGgcacatatatttttaaattaaaaaggtCCCACAGattattataatatgtttaatGCTAAAGATTTGGTTAAAAATGGGCATTGGAAGTGGTCTAACAGAGTTATCTAACTACAGTATAATGAAACGAGTGGgtgacaaaaaaacataatattaataaGATCAAACTAGAAGGAGGCGTTATCTAAAGTGGTGGCTTTCGCTTTAAGGTCGGCTCTTAAGACATTATGCAATTGCAACCATgtgataaaatacaaataatgtTGAGCCTTCCATTAGTATTAGTTTTTTTGACATCACTTCCATTAGTATTAGTTATTAACTTATTATGGTAATTAAACTAGTCAACATTCGTTTAAAAAATCACCGACCATTGAATGTCCGAGTCAGACCAACCGGACTATATATTGGATTCCTATGAGCCAAATGTATCATATATAATTTGGTTTGAAATCACATTACTAgttgtgttgttttttttttttttgagcaactacTGGTTGTATTGTATATCGAAACAACTACTTGTGATTTTTCCTTTGGAATCACATTACTAGTCTTTTTAACCTATACCAATGTACAAATTTATATtacaccattgcaagaagagtATAGATATTTAATAACAATCTAcaaatctttttcaaaaaaatttaataagaatttttattaattttcttaaacaaaATGTTCTACTGCATGAACTTTTAGAGGAGCTTAAAACTCAGGTATCAAGATAGTCAAGAACTTAGTGGTCGATGCATGAAATGTTACAACTTTCTATCCGGTATATATGGCAAGTCGAATACGAATGCAGTATGAAGATAAATCTGAGGTTCATCAAGGCGTGTAGACAAAAACTCACAGTGAAACTTATGTTGcgttgttgtttttttctttgtttttgtttttcttaaaactTATGTTGCGTTGTTGATGAAACAAACTGCAAGTTATAGATTAGGAAGACTTGGAATCGACCAAGAATGAGATTGAAGTGTTCCAAATCCATGTCAATCACTATAATGATATATGTTCATATATTGATAGATCTTATCTGCTTGTTCGattaatatatcatatatatagtgGCAAAACCTTTAACAAaagccttttttcaaaaaaaaaaaaaaaacctttaacaaaaaaatcctATATATAGTGGCTTGAACAATAACAACTGAGAACGATTGGCATCGAGTACAAATAGGAGAAGCTTGAGCTTTCTACAATAATGGACcaattattttacaatttttttgaatgaattttattcAGATAAAAAAACCTCTTTACGACCATGTACATTGGAGTAGTTGAATGATTTTTTCAACTGTTGAACACAAGCAATGGAGATggtgaaacaagaaaaaaactagTGGATTAAAccaagttgaataaattcaacTACTTGAAAACCAAGAAATGTGACATACATTTAAAACATGAACCAATCAGATGAAGTATTTGTATTGTACGCTCATAAAAACAAGTAAAGATCTGAAAatttatttctctttaaaaaaataaatatgactGATAATATCTAATTGGTTGTTGGaacttttgagattttttttttcatcttcatTGCTTCAATTGGATTATTTTATAGTAAATTATctgttttataaaaacaatttatgtcaaacttcataattttttatgttatacAAATAGAGATTTGGTTTATTtaatttggttacataaataatttcattataatattaatattatctcCTAATActcttatttatataaataaaaaaaatacattaaaattataaataaaactgaaattataaatatttttttgccgGCAAAGATAATTGTATTATTCAGATTAATTTGTTGTTGATATATTTAGTAaacaataacataaaaaaaattgagattaAAATTGTAAGGtgttgaattttctttcaaaaaaaaccATTGTATGctaataaaagaaaatagataTTGAATTAATGACGTGGATGAAAGAGTGAATGATGTgtaatgtaaaaaaataaaaaaagaaaggtgTTGAATACACTAACCATTGTAAGTAGTCAAACAAAGAATGCGTCTCTGTTTGAAAAAGTGATTCCTAAAACTACTATCATCGGTTTGCAAACCAAACCCTCGAGACCATTTCCAACtcataaaactattttagtgtcaaaaccatactattttagtgtaatttcAATACTAAAAACAAATTCATCTCCAACCACAACACTAAACTTTAcactaaaaactattttataatattatatgtatttaatttttttaattttcgtttttaataatataatttataaataaaataagtgaATAGTGTTTTAGTGGAGTGAATAGTATTTTAGTGTAGTGAATAGtgtcacaccaaatttggtgtaaaattATAGTGTTACAATAAAATGGTGTGATTTTTAATGTTGGGTTGGAGAAGGTTTTGATGTAAAATTCACACTAAAATGGTGTTTTGCAGTTGAGTTGGAGATGACCTTAGGTTTAATCAAATTCACCCTTCCCGTAATCCTTACAAAATCTTCATTTGTAAATATAGTTACAAacctaatttttaaaaaggtagaaaaataaagattttctcaaacattttgtttttcatgGTCCATACATGT
The window above is part of the Brassica napus cultivar Da-Ae chromosome C8, Da-Ae, whole genome shotgun sequence genome. Proteins encoded here:
- the BNAC08G35330D gene encoding uncharacterized protein BNAC08G35330D; the protein is MSSIGANYAQLQVMQKKQKDKMMKKRLEKEKDGGIDGGEGDRVSSAATGKSGNRIFPVKSSQSTTYKEEVGRHQ